A window of the Lactuca sativa cultivar Salinas chromosome 5, Lsat_Salinas_v11, whole genome shotgun sequence genome harbors these coding sequences:
- the LOC111921072 gene encoding uncharacterized protein LOC111921072, whose protein sequence is MAALPRRMPMVKSRAFQLTTEEARAAPDIVAGNFLVNGMLAHVLFDLGATRSFVSLSLSKKLLDAPRTLDSPLEDEIADDHTMSVARVYQGCVLNILGETFCIDLVPIPLRGLKVIVGMAWLGANRAMIDCERQLVRVRTPSGRRTGYSWGDGLAGTSSLFDCEG, encoded by the exons atggccgcccTACCAAGGCGGATGCCTATGGTGAAGAGTCGCGCATTTCAGCTAACCACAGAGGAGGCTCGAGCTGCACCAGacatcgtggctg GGAACTTTCTGGTCAACGGTATGCTAGCTCATGTTCTTTTCGATTTgggagctacccgatcattcgtatctctttcACTTAGCAAGAAGTTACTGGATGCTCCAAGGACTTTGGATTCCCCGCTGGAGGATGAGATTGCTGATGACCACACCATGAGTGTTGCTAGGGTATATCAGGGTTGTGTCTTGAATATTCTTGGGGAGACGTTCTGCATTGATTTGGTTCCAATACCATTGAGAGGGTTGAAGGTGATCGTTGGGATGGCCTGGTTGGGGGCCAACAGGGCGATGATAGACTGCGAGCGCCAGctggtgagagttcgaaccccaagtggcaggagaactggttattcatgggGAGATGGCCTCGCAGGGACCAGCTCTCTGTTCGACTGTGAGGGCTAG